CCCCGGCCCCCCGCCCGACCCTGCGGACGTCCCCTCGCCCGTCGGCCCCGCCAGCGTCGCACCACCCAGCACGCCGCTGTTCCCCGCCGACGCTCCCACGCCGAGCGCTCCGGACCCCGGTCCGGACCCCGGTTCGGACCCCAGGCAGGACCCCGCGCCCGCTGCGGACGACCCCCCGGCGTCCGACGACGCCGCCCCCGGCGACGGCGACGGCGCCACGCTGCCGGCCGGCGTCCCCATCCGGACGCGCGACGAGGGCGACGCGGGCGGCGACCTCCGCTCCCGCCTCGAGGCCTACCTCACGCACCCCGAAATGCCGCTCGTCGCGAAGAGCGACGTGATCGCGAAACGCTTCGGGCTCGAGGTCGCCACCGCCGACGACCTCCTGCACGACATCGCCGCCGCGCCTCCGGACGGCGTCCGCCTGACCCGCGTCCGCGACGGCGCCTGGCGCGTCGAGCGTCGCCTCGGCTGAGGCCCGTGCGCCCTCAGGGCGCGTCGGTCGTCAGGCCGCTCGCCGCCACGGCCTCCGCCCCCACCGCATCCGGCGCCCTGAGCGACGGCCCTGCGACCCGCCGAAACCGGTGCCACGCCCCCTCGTCCCGCGGCGCGTCGTGCGTTTCGCTCCACATCAGGAACGGCACGAGGAGGCTGCGCCCCACCGCCACCTCCGCCTGGTAGAGCCGCGCGCTGAGGCCCGCCTCGTCCAGGTAGCCCGACGTCGCGAACGCCGCCAGCGCCGCTTCGCGGTCGTAGGCGACCCGCCGGAACTCCGGACGCCAGCGGTCGCCCTCCCCGTGCAGCACCAGGTACTGCGCGCGCGCGTCGCCGTCGAACGGGGTGCCGACCGCCCCGCTGTTCAGCACCAGGTGCCGACCCCAACGGCGCTCCATCTGGATGTGGGTGTGCGAACCCACCAGCACGTCGTACGGGTGCATCTCCACGATTTCGCTGATCGCGGCGTCGCTCAGGTGCCGGCCGTACCCCTCACGGTAGTGCCGGGGGCTGCCGTGCGCCACCAACACCGACGGCAGGCCCGCCTCCTCGACGCGGGTCGTCGTCGGCAGCGCGGCGAGGGTCGGGCCCCATCCCGCCGCATCGACCTGCGCGGCGCACCAGCCGGTCGACGCCCAGAACGGATCCGCGAACCACGACGACGGGAGCTTCGCGTCCCGCCGCGTCCACATGAGCAGCAGGTCGTCGTGATTGCCGAGCAGCATCTCCCACCCGCGCGCCCGAATCGCGGCGAGGACCTCCGCGCTCTGCGGACCGCGGTTCACCATGTCGCCGTTGACGATCACGCGGTCGACCCCCACCGCCTCGACGTCGGCGGCGACCGCCTCGAACGCCGGGAGGATCCCGTGCACGTCCGCAAGGATCGCCACGCGCGGGGGCGCGCTCACGGGGCGGCCTCGCCCGCGAGCGCCGCCTCGAGGGCGGCGCGCATCACGTCCAGCGGGGCGGTGGCATGCGTCCACGCCTCGAACGACGCGGCCCCCTGATGCAGCAGCATCCCGACGCCGTCGACGGTGGTCAGGCCCGCCGCGGCGGCGTCGCGCAGGAACGGCGTGCGCCGCGGTCGGTACACGAGGTCCACCGCCACGGCGTCCGGATGGCGGGCGGCGAGCGCCACCCAGGCGGCGGCCGGCACCGGCGTGCGGGGGTCCGCCGCACCGCCGCGCGCCATGCCGAGCGAGGTGGCCTGCACGACGAGCGGCGCGGCGGCCGCCCCCTCCGCCGCGTCCGCCTCCCCCCACACGGCGGCCGGGTCGGTCGCCGCAGCGTCCGGCGCGGCGTCCGGCGCGCCGCCGGTGCGCACGACGACGTCGCGACCCGGGAAGGCGTCCGCGACGTCGTGCGCCAACGTCGTGGCGGGGCCGGCGCTGCGGTTGTGGATCGCGAGCGACGTCGCGCCCGCCTCCAGCGCCGCCCACGCCGCGGCGCGGGCGGCGCCACCGGCCCCGAACAGGACGAGCGGGCGCCCGTTCAGGTCCACGCCGGCCTCCTCCAGGGACCGGGTGAGGCCGACGGCGTCGACGTTGTC
The DNA window shown above is from Trueperaceae bacterium and carries:
- a CDS encoding metallophosphoesterase family protein, translated to MSAPPRVAILADVHGILPAFEAVAADVEAVGVDRVIVNGDMVNRGPQSAEVLAAIRARGWEMLLGNHDDLLLMWTRRDAKLPSSWFADPFWASTGWCAAQVDAAGWGPTLAALPTTTRVEEAGLPSVLVAHGSPRHYREGYGRHLSDAAISEIVEMHPYDVLVGSHTHIQMERRWGRHLVLNSGAVGTPFDGDARAQYLVLHGEGDRWRPEFRRVAYDREAALAAFATSGYLDEAGLSARLYQAEVAVGRSLLVPFLMWSETHDAPRDEGAWHRFRRVAGPSLRAPDAVGAEAVAASGLTTDAP
- a CDS encoding shikimate dehydrogenase; its protein translation is MLWAHPAGHSLSPVLHDAAFAALGVDATYEAWDVPPEALADAVARLRDDAFLGANVSVPHKRAVQAHLDGVRPRAAAMDAVNLVVKEGGRLVGDNVDAVGLTRSLEEAGVDLNGRPLVLFGAGGAARAAAWAALEAGATSLAIHNRSAGPATTLAHDVADAFPGRDVVVRTGGAPDAAPDAAATDPAAVWGEADAAEGAAAAPLVVQATSLGMARGGAADPRTPVPAAAWVALAARHPDAVAVDLVYRPRRTPFLRDAAAAGLTTVDGVGMLLHQGAASFEAWTHATAPLDVMRAALEAALAGEAAP